From the genome of Anoplopoma fimbria isolate UVic2021 breed Golden Eagle Sablefish chromosome 1, Afim_UVic_2022, whole genome shotgun sequence, one region includes:
- the rsf1a gene encoding remodeling and spacing factor 1 isoform X1, protein MAAPLVARSSGPALCSSFAEVCSFLERFGAVLDLPEITFPQMERYLRDTKTVPKPLVELHVKLLRKLGRSVTTDRWEKYLAKVCQELNSTWAWELEQKGYQEMSMECKSCILKYLCECQFDDNMKFKVAINEEEPEKMRLQPIGRDQQGLMYWLQLDQEQNIRLYTEEQDDLDGSTWKCIVRTRNDLAEALELLKAQVEPKPNPDEDQNQNQAGSRSTSPTEKDEVVEAIGSPKPSRTAEEHTDSEKVDPVKEEEPLTKVVKLEETQPPKQENTEAELKEEKTDSKSQPVFDNRVSTITTVIKSELRDTDAPKNAVSVVMAPVATVPKLEPIKEGQAERSVVRSNQQAKIPLKKRELKIAESYHSNHLNNSNNSNSSSIIVCNPSVIQTKDSHGKEGKLPSSLAPPGGPATSQPQQLVVTASRQELSNGRTFPPLLHKEGQNGVIGVIGQVGVVSHVGVIRSPSERHRAPGAEQQEQNGPSSDQRDSRAEQEEREVSRQSVLVRKGPVEGEAAVAAATALPPPPVLMDAQTVRQLPSPPSLKSDPLPEAVGRKVVSVSLSPLSLSLEDPKGQTAGDLGEKTTEEESDRGTKTGSCEQTDDKERSSVVSCCPLAEEGGKDDHKMNTITLGKFEAESVSTAPPLEADQQDTKDHHGEGVNGGPAAQVRVKDTGLVSGERQGPLEEASSELQKEGIRLKIKIPPHRRNKLKGRGGKEGEKEREQEAQEDGRLLRRSARICRSSALPTCRPSSKVAESQRKKLQKKQALPSRMREGDEEEEGEEEEEERISSAKKDGRTEPVGQIRKQRGKRRHRRPRWSNIRAKRRKPNEGEEAEGRGRKQGEGESEGGSDSEESCKSEEIPSEDACSHCGLPNHPELILLCDSCDNGYHTACLRPPLMLIPDGEWFCPPCQHKLLCEKLEEQLQNLDSALKKRDRAERRRERLVYVGISVENIIPEGDEGEEEKTTKKKDPKKSKNLGRRSTRTRKHISYRFDDFDDAIDEAIEEDFRDLVGGAGRGRDIAAILSEEGGKGSQRPIRSQAISARNRKRRRLNDLESDSTAAESEDEFMLSNSSEDEEFGVSGPEDEEVEDEDAGSYAGSANSGSRPKRAVRGVPKQRLSKTQRRKRPRRRRRRSSEEEEEDSEEEMASDQYSDMTDSDAERKRRGLRRGQRQQVNYRETSESSDNSRASAKKVKVRPRGRPRKEHLSSDFSDASPSSRDTEEEDDYEDEEEDDHRRRVKKRKREEEDLGRNRVRQKRRRHDEDEERHRGRRLKSKLLEREKTDRDKTRRLKRTEREEEEDPEKMGRGKRREILSQQRRKRLDQMLKKRRPSTDEEDEDDSEESETSSSEEDRPIRKRLNRIDSDDDEEEDAEKEEEEEEEERRQKKATVKKSLAVERRADSDAQEKGRGRSPSPPNRHQTSRGPEKPGAGSPTGPRDSEGSDGQGRHNGPSHQEEEEEEQGEEEEGQTDSLNSAQNSPQS, encoded by the exons ATGGCTGCTCCGCTGGTGGCGAGGAGCTCCGGCCCGGCGCTCTGCTCCAGCTTCGCGGAGGTCTGCTCGTTCCTGGAGCGGTTCGGAGCCGTGCTGGACCTGCCCGAGATCACCTTCCCGCAGATGGAGCGATATCTACGGGACACAAAGACAG TTCCTAAACCCCTTGTGGAGCTCCACGTGAAGCTGCTCAGAAAACTGGGGAGGTCTGTGACTACTGACCGCTGGGAAAAATACTTGGCTAAG GTTTGCCAGGAGTTGAACAGTACCTGGGCATGGGAGCTGGAACAGAAGGGCTACCAGGAGATGTCCATGGAGTGCAAGTCATGCATCCTCAAA TATCTCTGCGAGTGTCAGTTCGACGACAACATGAAGTTCAAGGTGGCGATCAATgaggaggaaccagagaagaTGCGTCTGCAGCCCATCGGTCGGGACCAGCAGGGCCTGATGTACTGGCTTCAGCTGGACCAGGAGCAGAACATCCGGCTGTACACGGAGGAGCAGGACGATCTGGACGGATCCACTTGGAAGTGCATCGTCAG GACTCGTAACGACCTGGCCGAGGCTCTGGAGCTGCTGAAGGCCCAGGTTGAACCAAAACCGAATCCGGAtgaggaccagaaccagaaccaggctGGTTCCAGAAGCACCAGCCCTACAGAGAAAGATGAAG TGGTAGAGGCCATTGGAAGCCCCAAACCCTCCAGGACCGCTGAGGAACACACTGACAGTGAGAAGGTCGACCCTGTGAAGGAGGAGGAACCCCTGACCAAAG TGGTGAAGCTGGAGGAGACGCAGCCCCCCAAGCAGGAGAACACTGAGGCCGAGCTGAAAGAGGAGAAGACGGACAGCAAATCACAGCCCGTCTTCGACAACCGCGTCAGCACCATCACCACCGTCATCAAGTCGGAACTCAGGGACACAGACGCCCCCAAAAACGCTGTGTCTGTCGTTATGGCACCAGTCGCGACTGTGCCAAAACTGGAGCCGATCAAGGAAGGGCAGGCGGAGCGGTCAGTCGTCAGGAGCAACCAGCAGGCCAAGATACCACTGAAGAAGAGGGAGCTAAAGATTGCAGAGAGCTACCACAGCAACCACCTCAACAACAGTAACAAcagtaacagcagcagtattattGTGTGCAACCCTTCAGTGATCCAGACCAAGGACAGCCACGGCAAAGAGGGGAAGTTGCCCAGCTCGTtggcgccccctggtggtccGGCTACCTCACAGCCGCAGCAGCTGGTGGTCACCGCATCGAGGCAGGAACTGAGCAACGGGAGAACATTCCCCCCCCTGCTGCACAAAGAGGGACAAAACGGAGTCATAGGGGTCATAGGTCAAGTCGGGGTTGTAAGTCACGTGGGGGTCATCCGCAGCCCATCTGAACGTCACAGAGCCCCAggtgcagagcagcaggaacaGAATGGGCCCAGTTCAGACCAGCGGGACTCCAGAGCTgagcaggaagagagggaggtcAGCCGGCAGTCAGTGCTGGTCAGGAAGGGACCTGTCGAAGGGGAGGCGGCGGTGGCGGCAGCcactgctcttcctcctcctcctgtgttgATGGACGCTCAAACGGTCAGACAACTACCGTCACCGCCATCCTTAAAATCTGATCCGCTTCCAGAAGCTGTAGGGAGAAAAGTGGTTTCAGTTAGTCTTTCCCCACTGTCTCTGTCCCTAGAGGACCCCAAAGGACAGACGGCAGGAGACCTGGGTGAAAAAACAACGGAGGAGGAGTCAGACAGGGGGACGAAAACTGGAAGTTGTGAACAGACAGATGACAAAGAGAGGAGCAGTGTGGTGTCTTGTTGCCCTTTGGCAGAAGAAGGAGGTAAAGATGAccataaaatgaatacaatcaCTTTAGGAAAGTTTGAGGCAGAATCTGTGAGCACCGCTCCGCCTCTGGAAGCGGACCAGCAGGATACAAAGGACCACCATGGAGAGGGGGTCAACGGCGGGCCAGCTGCCCAGGTTAGGGTGAAGGACACTGGGCTTGTATCAGGGGAGAGGCAGGGTCCCCTGGAGGAAGCCTCCTCTGAGCTCCAGAAAGAAGGAATCAGGTTGAAGATCAAGATTCCCCCCCACCGGAGAAACAAGttaaaggggaggggggggaaggagggggagaaggagagggagcagGAAGCACAAGAGGACGGGAGGTTGCTGAGGAGATCTGCAAGGATTTGCCG atCATCTGCTTTGCCAACCTGCAGGCCGAGCTCAAAGGTGGCTGAGAGCCAGAGaaagaaattgcaaaaaaaacaggcacTGCCCAGCAGaatgagggagggagatgaggaggaggagggagaagaggaggaagaggagaggatctCATCTGCAAAGAAAGACGGCAGAACAGAACCTGTTGGGCAAATTAGGAAACAGAGG ggtaAACGGAGGCACCGGCGCCCAAGATGGTCCAACATTCGTGCCAAGAGACGCAAACCGAACGAGGGAGAGGAAGCGGAGGGCAGGGGGAGGAAGCAGGGGGAAGgggagagcgagggagggagcGACTCGGAGGAATCGTGCAAATCGGAGGAGATTCCCAGTGAGGACGCCTGCAGTCACTGTGGGCTGCCCAACCACCCCGAACTG ATCCTGCTGTGTGACTCCTGTGACAATGGATACCACACGGCCTGTCTGCGGCCGCCGCTCATGCTGATCCCAGACGGAGAGTGGTTCTGTCCCCCATGCCAGCAT AAGCTGCTGTGTGAGAAactggaggagcagctgcagaACCTGGACAGTGCTCTGAAGAAAAGAGATCGAGCAGAGaggag GAGGGAGCGGCTGGTGTACGTGGGAATCAGTGTGGAGAACATCATCCCT gagggAGATGAGGGTGAAGAGGAGAAGACGACAAAGAAGAAAGATcctaaaaagagtaaaaatctGGGGAGGAGATCAACCAGAACCAGGAAGCACATCAGCTACAG GTTTGATGACTTTGACGATGCCATTGATGAGGCTATAGAGGAGGACTTCAGGGACCTCGTTGGAG GAGCAGGGCGAGGCCGAGACATCGCCGCCATCCTGtcagaggaaggagggaaggggaGCCAGCGGCCAATCAGGAGCCAGGCTATCTCTGCCAGGAACAGGAAGAGGCGGAGACTGAACGACCTGGAGAGTGACAGCACGGCTGCAGAGAGTGAGGACGAGTTCATGCTCAGcaacag CTCTGAGGACGAGGAATTCGGCGTGTCAGGGCCTGAGGATGAAGAGGTGGAAGACGAAGACGCGGGCAGCTATGCCGGCAGCGCAAACAGTGGATCCCGCCCCAAACGGGCGGTGAGGGGGGTGCCCAAGCAGCGACTCAGCAAGACCCAACGCAGGAAGAGGCCGAGGCGGCGGCGGAGACGCTcctctgaggaagaggaggaggacagcgaAGAGGAAATGG CCTCAGATCAGTACAGCGACATGACCGACAGCGACGCTGAAAGGAAGAGGCGGGGCCTCAGGCGGGGCCAGCGCCAGCAGGTCAACTACCGCGAGACGTCCGAGTCGTCGGACAACTCCCGGGCCTCCGCCAAGAAGGTCAAGGTCAGACCCCGCGGCAGACCTCGTAAGGAGCATCTCTCCAGCGACTTCAGCGACG cGTCGCCTTCTTCCCGAGacacggaggaggaggatgattatgaggatgaggaggaagatgacCACAGGAGAAGagtgaaaaagaggaaaagagaggaagaagacctcgggagaaacagagtgagacaaaaGCGAAGGAGACATGATGAGGACGAGGAGCGCCATAGAGGGAGGCGGCTGAAAAGCAAACTCCTAGAGCGAGAGAAGACGGACAGGGACAAGACGAGGCGGctaaagaggacagagagggaggaggaggaggacccgGAGAAGATGGGcagggggaagaggagagagatacTGTCGCAACAGCGCCGCAAGCGTCTTGATCAGATGCTGAAAAAGAGGCGGCCTTCGAcggacgaggaggacgaggacgattCAGAGGAGTCGGAGACTTCTTCATCAGAAGAGGATCGTCCGATCCGCAAAAGACTCAACCGCATCGACTCCGATgacgatgaagaggaagacgcggaaaaggaggaggaggaggaggaggaggagaggaggcagaagaAGGCGACGGTGAAGAAGTCTTTAGCGGTGGAGAGGAGGGCCGACAGCGACGCTCAGGAAAAGGGGAGGGGCCGTAGCCCGTCTCCGCCAAACAGACATCAGACCTCCAGGGGTCCGGAGAAGCCTGGGGCCGGGAGTCCCACCGGGCCCAGGGACAGTGAGGGATCAGATGGGCAGGGCAGGCACAATGGCCCCTCtcatcaggaggaggaggaggaggaacagggagaggaggaggagggccagACAGACTCATTAAACTCTGCCCAGAACAGTCCACAGTCGTga
- the rsf1a gene encoding remodeling and spacing factor 1 isoform X2 has protein sequence MAAPLVARSSGPALCSSFAEVCSFLERFGAVLDLPEITFPQMERYLRDTKTVPKPLVELHVKLLRKLGRSVTTDRWEKYLAKVCQELNSTWAWELEQKGYQEMSMECKSCILKYLCECQFDDNMKFKVAINEEEPEKMRLQPIGRDQQGLMYWLQLDQEQNIRLYTEEQDDLDGSTWKCIVRTRNDLAEALELLKAQVEPKPNPDEDQNQNQAGSRSTSPTEKDEVVEAIGSPKPSRTAEEHTDSEKVDPVKEEEPLTKVVKLEETQPPKQENTEAELKEEKTDSKSQPVFDNRVSTITTVIKSELRDTDAPKNAVSVVMAPVATVPKLEPIKEGQAERSVVRSNQQAKIPLKKRELKIAESYHSNHLNNSNNSNSSSIIVCNPSVIQTKDSHGKEGKLPSSLAPPGGPATSQPQQLVVTASRQELSNGRTFPPLLHKEGQNGVIGVIGQVGVVSHVGVIRSPSERHRAPGAEQQEQNGPSSDQRDSRAEQEEREVSRQSVLVRKGPVEGEAAVAAATALPPPPVLMDAQTVRQLPSPPSLKSDPLPEAVGRKVVSVSLSPLSLSLEDPKGQTAGDLGEKTTEEESDRGTKTGSCEQTDDKERSSVVSCCPLAEEGGKDDHKMNTITLGKFEAESVSTAPPLEADQQDTKDHHGEGVNGGPAAQVRVKDTGLVSGERQGPLEEASSELQKEGIRLKIKIPPHRRNKLKGRGGKEGEKEREQEAQEDGRLLRRSARICRSSALPTCRPSSKVAESQRKKLQKKQALPSRMREGDEEEEGEEEEEERISSAKKDGRTEPVGQIRKQRGKRRHRRPRWSNIRAKRRKPNEGEEAEGRGRKQGEGESEGGSDSEESCKSEEIPSEDACSHCGLPNHPELILLCDSCDNGYHTACLRPPLMLIPDGEWFCPPCQHKLLCEKLEEQLQNLDSALKKRDRAERRRERLVYVGISVENIIPEGDEGEEEKTTKKKDPKKSKNLGRRSTRTRKHISYRFDDFDDAIDEAIEEDFRDLVGGRGRDIAAILSEEGGKGSQRPIRSQAISARNRKRRRLNDLESDSTAAESEDEFMLSNSSEDEEFGVSGPEDEEVEDEDAGSYAGSANSGSRPKRAVRGVPKQRLSKTQRRKRPRRRRRRSSEEEEEDSEEEMASDQYSDMTDSDAERKRRGLRRGQRQQVNYRETSESSDNSRASAKKVKVRPRGRPRKEHLSSDFSDASPSSRDTEEEDDYEDEEEDDHRRRVKKRKREEEDLGRNRVRQKRRRHDEDEERHRGRRLKSKLLEREKTDRDKTRRLKRTEREEEEDPEKMGRGKRREILSQQRRKRLDQMLKKRRPSTDEEDEDDSEESETSSSEEDRPIRKRLNRIDSDDDEEEDAEKEEEEEEEERRQKKATVKKSLAVERRADSDAQEKGRGRSPSPPNRHQTSRGPEKPGAGSPTGPRDSEGSDGQGRHNGPSHQEEEEEEQGEEEEGQTDSLNSAQNSPQS, from the exons ATGGCTGCTCCGCTGGTGGCGAGGAGCTCCGGCCCGGCGCTCTGCTCCAGCTTCGCGGAGGTCTGCTCGTTCCTGGAGCGGTTCGGAGCCGTGCTGGACCTGCCCGAGATCACCTTCCCGCAGATGGAGCGATATCTACGGGACACAAAGACAG TTCCTAAACCCCTTGTGGAGCTCCACGTGAAGCTGCTCAGAAAACTGGGGAGGTCTGTGACTACTGACCGCTGGGAAAAATACTTGGCTAAG GTTTGCCAGGAGTTGAACAGTACCTGGGCATGGGAGCTGGAACAGAAGGGCTACCAGGAGATGTCCATGGAGTGCAAGTCATGCATCCTCAAA TATCTCTGCGAGTGTCAGTTCGACGACAACATGAAGTTCAAGGTGGCGATCAATgaggaggaaccagagaagaTGCGTCTGCAGCCCATCGGTCGGGACCAGCAGGGCCTGATGTACTGGCTTCAGCTGGACCAGGAGCAGAACATCCGGCTGTACACGGAGGAGCAGGACGATCTGGACGGATCCACTTGGAAGTGCATCGTCAG GACTCGTAACGACCTGGCCGAGGCTCTGGAGCTGCTGAAGGCCCAGGTTGAACCAAAACCGAATCCGGAtgaggaccagaaccagaaccaggctGGTTCCAGAAGCACCAGCCCTACAGAGAAAGATGAAG TGGTAGAGGCCATTGGAAGCCCCAAACCCTCCAGGACCGCTGAGGAACACACTGACAGTGAGAAGGTCGACCCTGTGAAGGAGGAGGAACCCCTGACCAAAG TGGTGAAGCTGGAGGAGACGCAGCCCCCCAAGCAGGAGAACACTGAGGCCGAGCTGAAAGAGGAGAAGACGGACAGCAAATCACAGCCCGTCTTCGACAACCGCGTCAGCACCATCACCACCGTCATCAAGTCGGAACTCAGGGACACAGACGCCCCCAAAAACGCTGTGTCTGTCGTTATGGCACCAGTCGCGACTGTGCCAAAACTGGAGCCGATCAAGGAAGGGCAGGCGGAGCGGTCAGTCGTCAGGAGCAACCAGCAGGCCAAGATACCACTGAAGAAGAGGGAGCTAAAGATTGCAGAGAGCTACCACAGCAACCACCTCAACAACAGTAACAAcagtaacagcagcagtattattGTGTGCAACCCTTCAGTGATCCAGACCAAGGACAGCCACGGCAAAGAGGGGAAGTTGCCCAGCTCGTtggcgccccctggtggtccGGCTACCTCACAGCCGCAGCAGCTGGTGGTCACCGCATCGAGGCAGGAACTGAGCAACGGGAGAACATTCCCCCCCCTGCTGCACAAAGAGGGACAAAACGGAGTCATAGGGGTCATAGGTCAAGTCGGGGTTGTAAGTCACGTGGGGGTCATCCGCAGCCCATCTGAACGTCACAGAGCCCCAggtgcagagcagcaggaacaGAATGGGCCCAGTTCAGACCAGCGGGACTCCAGAGCTgagcaggaagagagggaggtcAGCCGGCAGTCAGTGCTGGTCAGGAAGGGACCTGTCGAAGGGGAGGCGGCGGTGGCGGCAGCcactgctcttcctcctcctcctgtgttgATGGACGCTCAAACGGTCAGACAACTACCGTCACCGCCATCCTTAAAATCTGATCCGCTTCCAGAAGCTGTAGGGAGAAAAGTGGTTTCAGTTAGTCTTTCCCCACTGTCTCTGTCCCTAGAGGACCCCAAAGGACAGACGGCAGGAGACCTGGGTGAAAAAACAACGGAGGAGGAGTCAGACAGGGGGACGAAAACTGGAAGTTGTGAACAGACAGATGACAAAGAGAGGAGCAGTGTGGTGTCTTGTTGCCCTTTGGCAGAAGAAGGAGGTAAAGATGAccataaaatgaatacaatcaCTTTAGGAAAGTTTGAGGCAGAATCTGTGAGCACCGCTCCGCCTCTGGAAGCGGACCAGCAGGATACAAAGGACCACCATGGAGAGGGGGTCAACGGCGGGCCAGCTGCCCAGGTTAGGGTGAAGGACACTGGGCTTGTATCAGGGGAGAGGCAGGGTCCCCTGGAGGAAGCCTCCTCTGAGCTCCAGAAAGAAGGAATCAGGTTGAAGATCAAGATTCCCCCCCACCGGAGAAACAAGttaaaggggaggggggggaaggagggggagaaggagagggagcagGAAGCACAAGAGGACGGGAGGTTGCTGAGGAGATCTGCAAGGATTTGCCG atCATCTGCTTTGCCAACCTGCAGGCCGAGCTCAAAGGTGGCTGAGAGCCAGAGaaagaaattgcaaaaaaaacaggcacTGCCCAGCAGaatgagggagggagatgaggaggaggagggagaagaggaggaagaggagaggatctCATCTGCAAAGAAAGACGGCAGAACAGAACCTGTTGGGCAAATTAGGAAACAGAGG ggtaAACGGAGGCACCGGCGCCCAAGATGGTCCAACATTCGTGCCAAGAGACGCAAACCGAACGAGGGAGAGGAAGCGGAGGGCAGGGGGAGGAAGCAGGGGGAAGgggagagcgagggagggagcGACTCGGAGGAATCGTGCAAATCGGAGGAGATTCCCAGTGAGGACGCCTGCAGTCACTGTGGGCTGCCCAACCACCCCGAACTG ATCCTGCTGTGTGACTCCTGTGACAATGGATACCACACGGCCTGTCTGCGGCCGCCGCTCATGCTGATCCCAGACGGAGAGTGGTTCTGTCCCCCATGCCAGCAT AAGCTGCTGTGTGAGAAactggaggagcagctgcagaACCTGGACAGTGCTCTGAAGAAAAGAGATCGAGCAGAGaggag GAGGGAGCGGCTGGTGTACGTGGGAATCAGTGTGGAGAACATCATCCCT gagggAGATGAGGGTGAAGAGGAGAAGACGACAAAGAAGAAAGATcctaaaaagagtaaaaatctGGGGAGGAGATCAACCAGAACCAGGAAGCACATCAGCTACAG GTTTGATGACTTTGACGATGCCATTGATGAGGCTATAGAGGAGGACTTCAGGGACCTCGTTGGAG GGCGAGGCCGAGACATCGCCGCCATCCTGtcagaggaaggagggaaggggaGCCAGCGGCCAATCAGGAGCCAGGCTATCTCTGCCAGGAACAGGAAGAGGCGGAGACTGAACGACCTGGAGAGTGACAGCACGGCTGCAGAGAGTGAGGACGAGTTCATGCTCAGcaacag CTCTGAGGACGAGGAATTCGGCGTGTCAGGGCCTGAGGATGAAGAGGTGGAAGACGAAGACGCGGGCAGCTATGCCGGCAGCGCAAACAGTGGATCCCGCCCCAAACGGGCGGTGAGGGGGGTGCCCAAGCAGCGACTCAGCAAGACCCAACGCAGGAAGAGGCCGAGGCGGCGGCGGAGACGCTcctctgaggaagaggaggaggacagcgaAGAGGAAATGG CCTCAGATCAGTACAGCGACATGACCGACAGCGACGCTGAAAGGAAGAGGCGGGGCCTCAGGCGGGGCCAGCGCCAGCAGGTCAACTACCGCGAGACGTCCGAGTCGTCGGACAACTCCCGGGCCTCCGCCAAGAAGGTCAAGGTCAGACCCCGCGGCAGACCTCGTAAGGAGCATCTCTCCAGCGACTTCAGCGACG cGTCGCCTTCTTCCCGAGacacggaggaggaggatgattatgaggatgaggaggaagatgacCACAGGAGAAGagtgaaaaagaggaaaagagaggaagaagacctcgggagaaacagagtgagacaaaaGCGAAGGAGACATGATGAGGACGAGGAGCGCCATAGAGGGAGGCGGCTGAAAAGCAAACTCCTAGAGCGAGAGAAGACGGACAGGGACAAGACGAGGCGGctaaagaggacagagagggaggaggaggaggacccgGAGAAGATGGGcagggggaagaggagagagatacTGTCGCAACAGCGCCGCAAGCGTCTTGATCAGATGCTGAAAAAGAGGCGGCCTTCGAcggacgaggaggacgaggacgattCAGAGGAGTCGGAGACTTCTTCATCAGAAGAGGATCGTCCGATCCGCAAAAGACTCAACCGCATCGACTCCGATgacgatgaagaggaagacgcggaaaaggaggaggaggaggaggaggaggagaggaggcagaagaAGGCGACGGTGAAGAAGTCTTTAGCGGTGGAGAGGAGGGCCGACAGCGACGCTCAGGAAAAGGGGAGGGGCCGTAGCCCGTCTCCGCCAAACAGACATCAGACCTCCAGGGGTCCGGAGAAGCCTGGGGCCGGGAGTCCCACCGGGCCCAGGGACAGTGAGGGATCAGATGGGCAGGGCAGGCACAATGGCCCCTCtcatcaggaggaggaggaggaggaacagggagaggaggaggagggccagACAGACTCATTAAACTCTGCCCAGAACAGTCCACAGTCGTga